ACCGATGGAGGTTATTTACCTCAAGCTGTAGAACTTTCCTCACTTTTGATTTCACCGGCAGAACGAGCAGATATCCTTATTGATTTCTCTACTTTAGCTCCTGGTACAACCGTTATTTTAACGAATACTGCTAACGCCCCGTTCCCTGATGGAACACCGGCAGACCCACAAACTGTTGGTCAAATTATGCAATTTACAGTCATAAATGAAACTGTCTTACCGCCAAAGAAATTGCCACCTGTTCTTAACAGCATTCCTCAATTAAAGCCAACAAAAACGAGAACTTTGACTTTATTCGAACTGGAGGGTCCTAATGGTCCCTTGAAAGTTACGTTAGATGGCCAACTGTGGGGTAATCCCGTTTCTGAGCTGCCTCAGGCAGGAACAACAGAAGATTGGCAAGTTGTTAACCTTACCGATGACACCCATCCAATCCATCTTCATCTCGTTCAGTTCCTGCTCGTTAGCCGCCAGAAATTCCATTCTGACGCTTATTTGAAAGACTGGATGCAACTAAATCAAACGACGCCTCCTAGCACCCCACCTTATTTTGTTAAGCCTAAGACACCACCAATAGACGCATATTTACAAGGTCAACCTATTGCACCTCCACTCAATGAGAAAGGGTGGAAGGATACCATACAAATGAATGCGGGAGAAGTGACAACGATAAGAGTTCGGTTTACTTCCCAGGATGGCAGTCCCTTTCCATTCGACCCTAGCCTTGGGCCTGGATATGTATGGCATTGCCATATGCTTGAACACGAGGATAATGAAATGATGAGACCGTTAAAGGTATTGCCTTAAAGATCTAAAAAAATAAACATGGTCAAAATAAATTTTGTTCTTTGGCAAAGTAAGGTGAACTCGAAATATAAGTTATTCCGCTAGCTTACCAAAAGTAATTCCTGTAACTATTTAAGTAATAAATACCCAAAAAGGAGATAGAACTAGATTCGATATCCATATTTTATCTCCTTTATTATCCAAGCTAAATACGCTTTTCCATTACAATGTAAACTATATATTCAAAATTACTTACTTTGGCCTAAAGCTGAAATGATGGAACCGATGGCTTGGATCCAACTTCCGACCACATTCAGTTCTTGCCCCTCCCTGTTCCTTAGTTCGTTGATACCTGAAAGTGCTTGTAATGCATTACCAATTGCTTGTAGAAGGTTTCCATATATGCTGTAAAGCTCTTTTACAGTAGGTTCACGGCCTAGAGCATCAGCAAGAGATACTCCACCACCAACTGCTTGAAGTAAATTTCCTTTTATGTTTAATTCCTTTTTTGTTTTTTCGCTAAAATTTATTAATATCCCTACAATGACCGTTGAATTTCCTATTGCCTGAATTTCGTTGCCTATCTTTTCAAGGGTAAAGTTTTTTTCACTATCTGCTACTAATGAATTTCCGGTTGCTTGTAATACATTTCCCCATAGATTTAAATCTCCAAGCAGAGTATCGGAAATATTTTTGGAAGGTGTAGCTCCGATAGCTGAAAGGGTTGTTCCAATCGCTTGGACCCAAGAACCAAACGTTGCTTTCAGTTCATTATCCATAACTTGAACACCTTCTTTTAATTATTGTAAACATTTATAGTTTGCTTTGTTACAGATGTATCCAAAATTAGATAAATGGCAAAAAAAATAGTTTGTTGTAGGGAGAAAAATTTGGGGGTGTTTATGTATAGAAGTTAAGTTATTCAGCAATCGGGCGCTTTTCATGAGTAAAAAAAGCCTAATTTCTCACTTACAACACCGAGAAATTAGGCTTTTTTTATATTTGAATTTCCTTAATGTTGTAAATCCGCATTTCCTGACGCTACTACTATTAAATAGTTTAAGAACCCGTAGATTTCTATTCTGCGAGCTCCTTTTTAATCCTATAAACAGTTGATCGAGTAATGGCATTTTTTTCTGCGATTTGCTTAATTGGGGTTCCGGATTTCAACATTCTTACGACTTCTTGATAGACTAATCGCTTTTGTGGATTCTTTGCATTAGGTGAATAAAGTAACGGACGCCCTTTGTAAACTCCTTTTTCTTTGGCAATTTTTATACCTTGGGCTTGACGACGTTTACTTTCTGTCCGTTCCATTTCTGCAACCATCGCCAAAATCTGAACAATCAAATCTTTCATAAATCGGTCCAACAAGGGGTTTCCAATAGCTTCAGCTAAGATAGGCATACTCGTCACGATCAAACCTGCATTTTTATTTTTTAAAGTAGTAACCGTTTCAATAATCTCATTGTAGTTCCTTCCTAGTCGATCAATTGCTTCAACCATGAAATAATCTCCTTCACGAACAAAATCAAGAGCTTTTTGGAATTGCTCTCGATTATTTACTGCAGCACCAGATTTCTTCTCTGTAAATATTTTTTCTGCGCCAAAACTTTTCAAGTTTTCAATTTGCCGTTCCAAATTTTGATCTTCAGTAGAAACTCTAGCATAAGCAACTTTCATTTCGTAATTTTCTCCTTTTACAAATCTATTTAATAGACACCCTAATCATACACTTAAAACCTAATCTTAACAATAATGCTTAAGTGGTTGTTTAAGGTTTACCCTAAATAGACATTGAATAAAAAATATGAAACAATGGACAGGAATCCAAAAAAAGGGAGTGACAAAAGACAATGCAAAAAATAAATTCTTTAACTCAATGTACAGAAATACAACTAGAGGAAGCACACAGAAAATATTTAATTATCTATCCATATTTACAAAAGCCAAAATATTTAGAAAAGATTAGCGTTGAGGAAAACATTTCAATTCGCACTTTGCGTTATTGGATTCAGAAATATCAAGAACTAGGTTTAAGAGGACTGGTTCGAATGAAAAGAACTGATAAGAGCAAAGTGAAAGTTGACCTAGCAATCCAAGACCAAGTAAAAAAATATTCTTGTCCAACAAAGGTATTTCAATTACTTCCATTTACCGAAGAACACTAGCTTGGTGTGAAGATAATGATTTACAATCTCTACGAACTACGCAATTAATTGCTAATTGAAATTCCTTTATTTTTCTATTTTATTCAAGGTAAGTAATATTCAAAGGAAATGTATTACTACAGAACCTAAAGCATAGGTTTAATGTAAACCTTTCTAACAATGTCAGATAAAGGGGGCAATTATATGAATAATACCAATTCAAAGTCAGAACAAAGTGATCAATCGCCAATAAGTTCTAGCCTTAGACTTGCCCTAATAACTGCTATTCTTACTACTATTGAAGAAGGCATTGCAACTATAGAAGCGATAACAGTTATAGATGAGGAAATCATTAATTCAGAAAAAGAAAAACAAGATCAAAAAGAATTAGATGAAAAGTTTGAAAAGATGCAGCAGCAAATTGACAAATTAACAACTGAATTAACAAAAGTAACAAAAAAGGAAATGGGAACAAACAGAAAGCAGTAGGTTTTTATCACAAGATAGCAAGGAGTACTAATAATCAAATTATTAAAGGTGCATTTACACAAGCTTCAGCCGACGAACAAAATTATGCAGTTTGATTTTTATATTTTATGAATGATCATTAATTTTGTAGAAGCCGGCAATCTCGTCGGTTTTTTTACTGAACATTTTGTGTCCGAAGCGCCGCCGATCAGTAGCGCTTCTTGTGTCTACTACGCATTATTTCTTGTTATGTATAATGAAAAATCTATTCAACAAATCGGGCGAAATAGTGGAAGAACTCTTTGTTTTTAAACGACTTTATTGTTATTTATTTTGAGATAAATGGGTACAGGATGAAGAAAGTTAAACAACTATTTTTTAACACCGTTCTACATTTTAGAACGGTGTTATCTGTGTTTAAAGTATTAAGATTCAACAACTTGATTGTAAGTGAACAGATGTGCAAAATAGCACTTAAAATAAGCGCAAATTACCTCCTAAAGTGACACTAAACAGAAGGAACAATTGGATGAACTTCTTTCCAAGATAGCTTCCGATGATACCTTAGTTGTGACTAGAATGGATCGTCTTGGTCGAAATACTGTACAGTTGTTGCAGCTGGTTGAACAACTCCGTGAAAGAAACATACATTTTGTTATCCTAAACTTAGGAATTGATACAAGAACACCTACTGGTAAATTCTTTTTAACTGTTATGGCAGCATTTAGTGAGCTAGATCGAGAAATGATTAAAGAAAAGCAACGTTCGGGAATTAAATTGGCTAAGCAAAAGGGCAAATATCGAGGAAGGGTAAAAAAATATACAGATAAGCATCCAGGAATGAACCATGCCATTGAATTACGAAAGACAACAAATAAAACTGTAAAGGAAATTTGTGCTATTACCGGGGTTAGTCAGGCAGCTTTTTATCGCAAGCTAAAGGAAATAGAGGAAAAAGGGGTATAATAATTGGAAATTATTTCATATGTGGCCCCTCAATCCCCGAATCGTTTCCGTACCCCTTATTCCAGTGTTTAAATATGAGAGATCCAAGAACAGGGGACCATAGCTTACTTGTAGCATACTATTCATATAAAATGGGGCAGATATTAAACTTAAATAAGGAACAACTCTTCCTAGCTGGTTTGTTGCATGATATAGGAAAAATTGAAATGAGCGATGAAGTACTTAAAACAGATAAAAAACTTTCAAAAGTTGAGCGAAAACAACTAAAAAACCACGTGTTACAAGGAGGCCACTGAAAAAGTCCAAGTAAAAGGTAGAAAGATTCACTTAGGTGAACTTTTCTACCTTTTTTACTTTATAATTAAAATTATAAATATAAGTGGGTGGTTTCCAATGATACAACAACAACAAACAATGATGTTTAGTCCATATGTGGCTCTATATGATATCGTCGTTCCTCAGGATAATATGTTACGAAGAATTAAGGATCTAATTGACTTTTCTTTTATTTACGAAGAATTAAAGGATAAATATTGTCTAGATAATGGGCGGAATGCGATAGATCCTATTCGCATGTTTAAATATTTGTTTTTGAAAACCATTCATGATGTTTCAGATGTTGATATTATCGAGCGTTCAAAATATGATATGTCCTTCAAATATTTTTTGGATATGGCTCCGGAGGAAGCCGTTATTGATTCAAGTTCTTTGACAAAGTTTCGTAAGCTTAGGTTAAAAGACATGAACTTATTAGACATGCTTATCAATAAGACAGTGGAGATTGCCATTGAGAAAGAGATTATTAAAAGCAAGTCCATTATTGTAGATGCCACCCATACAAAGGCGAGATATAATCAAATGACTCCAAAAGAAATACTAATGGAGCGCTCCAAAAACCTCAGAAAAGCAATTTATAAAATTAACGAGAGTATGAAGAAGAAATTCCCCGTAAAGCCAAACAATGATCTACTTGAAGATGAGATTACTTATTCCCAAGAGCTCATTGAAGTGATTGAAAAGGAAGAAAGCCTTTTAGAGTATCCAAAAGTCAAGGAACATCTTAATCTCCTGAAAGAAGCCGTTGCAGATGATATCGAACAGCTACAGTCCATGAATGATCTAGATGCCAAAGTCGGACACAAAGCAGCTGACTCATCATTCTTTGGCTATAAAACTCATCTGGCGATGAGTGAAGAGCGAATTATTACAGCCGCAACGATTACAACCGGAGAAAAAAATGATGGAAAAGAGCTACAGACACTTGTTGAGAAAAGTATAGATGCAGGAATGGAAATTGAAACGGTTATTGGGGATACTGCGTATTCTGAGAAAGACAACATTCAATATAGTAAGGAAAATGGAATTAAACTGGTCTCAAAATTAAATCCTTCCATAACTCAGGGTACCCGAAAAAAAGAGGATGAATTTGAATTCAATAAGGATGCGGGCATGTATGTCTGCAAGGCAGGGCATATGGCTGTACGGAAAGCTAGGCAAGGTAAAAAAGGAGTAGGCAAAAACCAAGTTGATACCTACTATTTTAATGTTGAAAAATGCAAGAGATGTCCTTTCAGAGAAGGGTGCTACAAAGAGGGAGCCAAAAGTAAAACATATTCTGTTTCCCTTAAGTCTGATCAACATTCATCCCAAGCACAATTCCAGAAAAGTGTATATTTTAAGGAAAAGTCTAAAGAGCGTTATAAAATTGAAGCGAAAAATAGTGAATTAAAACACAGACACGGGTATAATGTGGCAAAATCCTCGGGTCTAATTAGCATGGAGTTGCAAGGCGCCATGGCTATATTTACGGTAAACATTAAAAGAATTCTAAAGCTACTAGGGGAAAATTAGAGAAAATATGTGGCTAATGCAAAGAAAGAGCCGACTTTAATTCCTAAAAAAGGAAAAAAAGTCGGCTCTTTTTAAACTCACATGAATAATCTTTAAAATCGTCAGATTTTCAGTGGCCTCGTTACAAGGTGTCTTTTTACTAAGTGAAATGGAATTCGATTCAAATATTATAGAGTTCTGTTCACAACATCACGAAAGAATTGACGGCAGCGGATACCCACTAGGTATTAAAAATGAAAAATTATCACTAATTGGGAGGATAGCAAATGTTACTGATGTCTACAGTGCCTTAACAGCCAAGAGAAAATATAATCATGATGATCCATACTCTACACTGGAATCACTTAAATTAATGGAATCCCAACAAGTTTTCGATCCAGGTGCACTCTCCGTTTTATCAATGGTAGTTCAGTCTGATAGCAAAATTAAGCAATTTGCATAAAAACGAGAGGAATAAATGTATGAAAGCAGTAAAATATAGTTTATTTCTTATTGTTTTTATGTTTCTATATGGATGTAGTAACAATACAAGCTTGTCCTCAACAATAGAAAGTCTCGAAACCTCGATTACTCCTATATCTCTTCCT
The window above is part of the Metabacillus sp. B2-18 genome. Proteins encoded here:
- a CDS encoding recombinase family protein; amino-acid sequence: MKVAYARVSTEDQNLERQIENLKSFGAEKIFTEKKSGAAVNNREQFQKALDFVREGDYFMVEAIDRLGRNYNEIIETVTTLKNKNAGLIVTSMPILAEAIGNPLLDRFMKDLIVQILAMVAEMERTESKRRQAQGIKIAKEKGVYKGRPLLYSPNAKNPQKRLVYQEVVRMLKSGTPIKQIAEKNAITRSTVYRIKKELAE
- a CDS encoding HD-GYP domain-containing protein, which translates into the protein MRDPRTGDHSLLVAYYSYKMGQILNLNKEQLFLAGLLHDIGKIEMSDEVLKTDKKLSKVERKQLKNHVLQGGH
- a CDS encoding helix-turn-helix domain-containing protein yields the protein MQKINSLTQCTEIQLEEAHRKYLIIYPYLQKPKYLEKISVEENISIRTLRYWIQKYQELGLRGLVRMKRTDKSKVKVDLAIQDQVKKYSCPTKVFQLLPFTEEH
- a CDS encoding IS1182 family transposase, which produces MIQQQQTMMFSPYVALYDIVVPQDNMLRRIKDLIDFSFIYEELKDKYCLDNGRNAIDPIRMFKYLFLKTIHDVSDVDIIERSKYDMSFKYFLDMAPEEAVIDSSSLTKFRKLRLKDMNLLDMLINKTVEIAIEKEIIKSKSIIVDATHTKARYNQMTPKEILMERSKNLRKAIYKINESMKKKFPVKPNNDLLEDEITYSQELIEVIEKEESLLEYPKVKEHLNLLKEAVADDIEQLQSMNDLDAKVGHKAADSSFFGYKTHLAMSEERIITAATITTGEKNDGKELQTLVEKSIDAGMEIETVIGDTAYSEKDNIQYSKENGIKLVSKLNPSITQGTRKKEDEFEFNKDAGMYVCKAGHMAVRKARQGKKGVGKNQVDTYYFNVEKCKRCPFREGCYKEGAKSKTYSVSLKSDQHSSQAQFQKSVYFKEKSKERYKIEAKNSELKHRHGYNVAKSSGLISMELQGAMAIFTVNIKRILKLLGEN
- a CDS encoding DUF6944 family repetitive protein, with translation MDNELKATFGSWVQAIGTTLSAIGATPSKNISDTLLGDLNLWGNVLQATGNSLVADSEKNFTLEKIGNEIQAIGNSTVIVGILINFSEKTKKELNIKGNLLQAVGGGVSLADALGREPTVKELYSIYGNLLQAIGNALQALSGINELRNREGQELNVVGSWIQAIGSIISALGQSK
- a CDS encoding HD-GYP domain-containing protein; amino-acid sequence: MASLQGVFLLSEMEFDSNIIEFCSQHHERIDGSGYPLGIKNEKLSLIGRIANVTDVYSALTAKRKYNHDDPYSTLESLKLMESQQVFDPGALSVLSMVVQSDSKIKQFA